The Camelina sativa cultivar DH55 chromosome 18, Cs, whole genome shotgun sequence DNA window AGCAAAGCCTAGTTGGCAAGTTGGCATTATacatattttggattttattatattgtaaAACTGAAGTTATTATCGTTTGGCAACACATATACCATGTTCAAATCACTTTTATAATTCTGCTACATGGTGATTTGCAACCCAAAGAAATAATGTGGAATCAGTACCGTGCTCAAACTAATTGTGGCTTAGGGCTAGTAAAAAATTGTGAccttgtgtttttttaaaaaattattatttcaatGACAACAATGATCACAAGatgaaaaaaatagtataagccaaaacttttctattattcttttctaaaaaaattctaagaCACAATTCCAAAAGACAATCCTTTATTCTTAATTATCTCTTTTATCAATTGTCTTCCATTAGTATTTTATACAGCTATATTATAGTTATAATACGTAATTATTTTATGTGCAGAAATTTctttatacataaaatatatttattttattataatgacATAATGTCATGGACTTCTCAAACAAAACACCATTTTGCATTATAATATACACATTTATGTTATCAACttaatacatataatataagcCTAGGTGAAAAACATGTGGcctaataaatttaaaaattttggtggctTAGGGCAAATGCCCTTTCCATTTCACCTTAAGCACATCACTGACATTGTGTGGAATATTGAACttaaacatttaaattcatGAAAAATAAACATATCACTTATTTTTAATAGGCCCTATGCTCATGCACTGTGGAGACGATATTATGGTCCATGTCACATATGTATGCtctttttcaaaagaaaattgataGCGTAATTTTTGCAATGATTAATCTAACTACAACCACAATTTATTccggattttgatttttaaaaaaacaaattttctattattaatttgaCTATGTTCataatatcttttttattttactttaattatcattaattttaaGGTGAATTTTGTTACTTTATCATTATATTATGGTAATTAACCTATGGTTGTATATCTTAAATTTAAGggggaatttcaaaaataatccTTTTGAAATATCATTTATGAAAAATGCCCTCTCTttcaaactttaccaaaaaagccactaaaaatttgcaaattttcaaaatttgtgtgtaacttataaatatatacacaaattacctttatatgtgtaaaatttttatatatattttataaatacaatataagtaccttttaaaaacctttaaagaactgtttaaaaatcttttaaaaaccttgtaaactttttaaaaaccttttaaaatgttttaaaactttataaatatttggattgagTTTTGAGGTATTAGTTATTATCTAGAAGTACCTTCTGAaccatataaaactttataatttttcatattttaaaaggaatatttttgaaaatgtatagatggaaagagtatttttgaaaagggatacaccaaaaaagttatttctcaaaaattctctAACTTTAAAGAATTTTAGATTAACCTATGTATGACATACGTAAAAACTAATAGGGAAAAATAATTGTCGGTATTGTTTATTCACCTGCATATCCAATTTATGTCAAGTCGGTAAAAAAAACAGTGTCTTATCCACTATTTATCGGTACATGCACACTTATGGAACCAATCAAAAATGCAATTTAAGATAttattaataatcaaaatttatataattttttatatgaaataatATCAGTAGAATTTGAtagtaaaatgtaaaatttagtatttagtACCATTAATATTTAGAAGATGTGATATATTAGATTTTGAGTACCAGTAAAATTTAATAGGAAGTTGCTTGTGAGCGAATTGTacaaagaaatttttaaaatagccGTTgggcaaaagaaaatatttaatataaaaaaacaagtaaaaataaGATGGTTCAAGCATAATACAACAAATTTTcgaacaaaatttttaaaataacttgtGACACATCTGGTTTATGAATCGTCAAATTGTGTTTTAGACCGGTTGGAATCGACTGTTTAATGTTCATAATGTGGAACGATCGAATATCAGGTTCTTTGGATAAGATAGTGCATTATAATGAGAACCAGTTTGTAGTATCTTCTTGTAAGGTCTATTAAATGAAAGAGTAGTTAAAGACTTGATTATGTGAATTTTGACGAGTATCCGCCACTATTTTAAATTAATCGATGTTGATGGTGGGATAATTATTAAAAGTTTGGTTATGAATAAATTGATTTagtttttctgtttgttttgattgattttaattttgtcatGACATAGATTTACAATAAATGATgacttttcttttatataccTTTGAATCATTTAACCGATTTCTAATAATAAGAGATcttcaagaaaaaaagaaaaaaaatagttacacAAGTAAAAAGAGTAATTAAACTAAGCgaacataattagaaaaaaaagaaataaatatatattgggCTGAGAGACGGGAGAAAGCCCAATGGGCGTAAAAGCGAGattaattcaaattataatcTACCGAACGCGAAAGATAATAGCGAGGTCAGCGACTGGGGAGTTTGATTACGAACGAACTTGAAAAAGATTCATCGTCTTCTCCGTCTGTTAGAGAGCAAAGAGATGATGAGCTCTGCAACAGCAATTGGAAACTGGAAGCACACTGTTCTCTACTTAGCCTTAATCTTATCTCTTCTCTACTTCATCGAATCCCTAATCTCGCACAAATTACATATCAACCATAACAACATCCATCTGAAAAGGTCTCCAAATCTTCCTCTAAGGTTCCGCGACGATGGCACATTCAAGATCCTCCAGGTCAGTTGTTTGTCCGTCTTGTTCTCTGTCTCTCGATTCGTGCAATTCTCTGattattgaatttgaattttgatcGATATCGTTTGATTGCTATATAGGTTGCGGATATGCATTTCGGAATGGGGAGTATTACTCGGTGTAGAGATGTGTTGGATTCTGATTTTGAGAACTGTTCTGATCTTAATACTACTCGGTTCCTTCGGAGGATGATTGAAGCTGAGAGACCTGATTTGATCGCTTTTACTGGTAAATTTTTTCATATGAATTTGTGTGTTAGGAGTTAGGTTATGTTTATGCATACTTAGTATGGAGTAGATAAGCTCTGAGACAGCTCAAGGGAGAAGTATTTGGCTGATCTGTAGTTAGATGTTGTGTTTCTTAAAGATCTCCAAATATAGTTGAACGAGGTGTACAATACAATTGTGAAAATGATTGAACAAAAACTTAGGTAAGTGTGTGCCTTTGGTAACTGAGTTTTGTTTATGCTGTTGATGATTAGGGGATAATATATTCGGATCAAGTACTACTGATGCAGCTGAATCTCTACTTCAAGCCATTGGTCCAGCTATTGAATATGGAATCCCATGGGCTGCCATTTTAGGAAATCATGACCAAGAATCCACTTTGAACCGTGGAGAACTTATGACTTTCCTTTCTCTTATGGATTTTTCCGTCTCTCAAATCAATCCACCAGTCGAAGATGGGACCAAAGGAGGCACAGTGAGATCAATTAATGGCTTTGGGAATTACCAACTCAGAGTACACGGTGCACCTGGTTCTGTGCTGTCAAATAGCACTGTCTTTGACCTCTTCTTTCTTGACAGTGGAGACAGAGAAATAGTCCAAGGTAGACGAACATACGGATGGATCAAGGAATCTCAACTTCGTTGGCTTCAAGATACTTCTAAACATGTAATGGTATTAAGCATTTCTCAAAGCTCACATATTGGTTCTTTCATCATGCTTACACATTAGTCAAGATTCTTACCTATAAAGATGACTCACTGACTTAACAGGATCATAACCAGAGGATTCCCGGTAATCCTCCAGCGTTAGCCTTCTTCCACATCCCAATCCCGGAAGTCCGTGATCTGTGGTACACACCCTTTATTGGGCAGTTTCAGGAGGGTGTGGCATGCTCCGTTGTTGAGTCAGGAGTCTTACAGACCTTTGTGTCCATGGGAAATGTAAAAGCTGCGTTCATTGGACACGACCATGTCAATGATTTTTGTGGAAAACTAAAAGGGGTATGGTTTTGTTACGGTGGAGGATTCGGATACCATGCTTACGGAAGACCAAATTGGCACAGAAGAGCAAGAGTGATAGAGGCTAAGCTCGGGAAAGGAAGAGACACATGGACAGGGATCGAACTTATCAAGACTTGGAAACGTCTCGATGACCAAGACTTAAGCAAGATAGACGAACAAGTACTATGGGAAACTTCCGATACAATTCTGAAAGGATAAACGGGCAAAGACATATAAAGGTACTTATCTCGTCCTGTCATGAAATAATACCCATCTTTTGATGTTTCGTGTGAGAATTTTCTGAGTCCCTCTGCGTCTAGACTCATTCATGACTTGGACATGATAGATATAAGTCTGTTTATCTTGAAAAACGTTTTTCAGACGGCCACAAATTCGTATATGTTAAACGTCAGCTTTCTCATTAGGGGAAAGTAGTATTGTCGAAACACATGTGAAATGATGAAACACAGAATTTTCGTCTGGGATGCTTTGAAATGGTCAGTTCGTTGCTGTTTCGGTGTGAATGTGTGATCTCTTTTGACTATCTGACAtatttcgtctttttttttcttcttaaaaatatgtattacgATTACAATACGATCGTATGATCCTCATATGCTGAGTTATAATGTCGTCAGAAATAGTTCCAGCGTCAAatcatttctcatttttcttgttattctttttgtttgtttcactaattttgtcattttttccGCCTTTTTTTAAGTACAATTATGTTTCTGAACTTTTCTTCTGGTCACGGTTCTAaactttgattaatattttttcaggacaaatttttttctttagtggCCACactgtttttaaagttttccaTTAAAAGGTATCAGAATCGTTATAAAGTACTAGAATAGCTATAAGCCTCGTGCCGAATaccatttaaattaaatataataatactcttctagtcatttttcttttttaatttggaaatatctagattttttttttgatcaaattaCTGTTACTATAGATCTCTCATTTTCATGTCTAATAATGgacataattttttctttttagtaagTAGATACAACGGTGGTGGTGTATAACTCTCTACGTCGTTGTCTCCCAAGACTTTGGTCtgtctcattctcattctctctttttcgCCCTTGTCTATATAAAGCTCACACAATTCGAGAGAGAGGAGACCAACGAAACTAACCAGACTGTTGGATTCTAAAATCTGTCGGGAAATGGAGAATACTATCGACCAAGAATTCAGCAATTACTGGGAACCCAGCTCCTTCCTCCAGAACGAAGAGTTTGAATACGACAGGTTCTttcactcttctctttttttgtctcttttactTTCCAGCTTttagattttgatatttattccatttcttgaaaaaaaaaatagctggCCGTTGGAGGAAGCGATTTCTGGGTCGTATGATTCGAGTTCGCCGGACGGGGCGGCTTCGTCGCCGGCTTCTAAGAATATTGTGtcagagagaaacagaagacAGAAACTTAACCAGAGACTCTTTGCTCTTCGATCAGTTGTTCCCAATATAACCAAGGTTACTTACGACTCTTACCTCTCTTCGTCTTAACTCAAAACTCTTAATTTGTCTTCTAATTCCAAGATCCAAGCTTTACTAtggtttgcttttttctttttctttttaattagatGGATAAAGCATCAATAATCAAAGATGCTATCAGTTACATACAAGGGTTACAATATGAAGAAGGGAAGCTCGAAGCTGAGATCAGAGAACTTGAATCTACACCAAAGAGTAGCTTGAGTTTCAGCAAAGATTTTGATCGTGATTTACTTGTTCCTGTCACATCCAAGAAGTTGAAGCAGCTTGATTCTAgttcttccacttctctcatcGAAGTTCTCGATGTAAGTCATGCTTCATTGATTCTTTCACCTTGAAGTATCATAgattaatttttcaattttttaaaaattggtgggttgttgttttgtgtgggTGGGTGATTTGAAGTTGAAGGTAACATTCATGGGAGAGAGGACAATGGTGGTGAGTATAACATGTAATAAGAGGACAGACACAATGGTGAAACTGTGTGAAGTCTTTGAGTCATTAAATCTCAAAATCCTCACTTCCAATCTCACCTCTTTCTCTGGCATGATCTTCCACACTGTCTTTATTGAGGTCagcatctttctctctttctctctctttagttAGTAGTAGTAATTAGTTAATTACTAATTTGAAGTAATGATTGCAATTTAGTCAAAGAGTGGATAGTAAACTTTTTAAGATAAAGTAAAAGGAAGCATTCAAATATAGTAGTATATGATTACTTTAGTTAACTTTTCTAAAAGTCTCCATCATCCAGTATGTATGTAATTTGCATGATATTAATTTCGGACTAAAATCTCTTACCCCTTTTTCGCctaaacaatttctcaaaaatcccgaatgaaggttgttaaaggttaaatataattaaatcagtAAGTGTTCAACGAAAAACACAACTAGGGTGCAACGAGTACAACTAGGGTGCAACATGTACAATTGGGGTGTAACGGGTACAACTAGGATGTAACGGGTACAACTGGTACACTTAGGATgttcgatttttatttaaaaattataagagGGGTAGTTTCGTCCTTTcattaaagaagagagatatgTAGAATTAAAGTggatatattgaaaaaaattctAGGAATAGAGGCAGGAGAATTAAATCCTATTAATTTCTACTGTTTCTCAACTTAAAATTTACCAAAGTGGAAATAATTTGTTTCcaatattttgttagttttaggTAAACCGTGAATCGAAATTCTGGAATTTGCAATTTGGAATATGATCTGATTTTTATGGGGTATttatagcatttttttttttaacgtggTGTTCAAAAGTCATATGCTCGTATCGTACCAAATCATTTTAACAATAAATGTCGCATTCGTGACGCTGGCAATGGAGCGTTGTGttattactttatttgtttacctgaaaaattaatataaatactttttcCAAAATGTAAGATTTTGATACTTATTTTTTTAGACGACATGGACCTTTCTGATTGATTTAAAGCAAGATTTTATTGAGTAAACTAATGATGATATCATTGTACACAATATTCGGCTTATTCTTTATCTGGtaacaattatttttgttgGCCACTTAAAACTTATAGTGCATCGAGAAAAAGTGTCAATTGTTAAAAAGCAATTTTaggttgtttttaaaaaataaaaatgttttcttcTCTATTGGTAATACAGTTATGGTAACGtaaatgttttgttcatatCGGAAGCTTTTCTGGTGGTGAGCAAACATTTATTGGGATTTCGTTTtagtatttttcatttttggtccCACATTTATAGTGATTTGGTCCGTTTTggttattacaaaacaaaaaaaaaataataatattatctatGTGTATGTGGTAAGCAGGAATCTGATTGCTTTGGTATTGATAAATACTGTTCAACTGCTCGAATTAAATAACAATGTCCTATAAACGATAAAATATTAGCTAAGTCTGCCAAAGTATACATATCATAAAAGATTGTGTGGAGATTATAGAAAGATAGATGAGATTTCTTAAATAcctcatataaaataatattaagagTCAAGAATGATTGGATCTTAGAGATAAGATTATGATAGCAATTGCTAATTAAAATACTTAATCACTTTATCTTTTAATGGaatctgttttcttcttttggcttATGTCTTCACTtgcagtatttttttttttgttgtaatttcttGTCAAAGCATTGATACAATAATCCTAATTATTGTTCAttaaatgtgtgtgtgtgtgtgttttgaacaggcggatgaagaagaacaagaggtACTACGGTTAAAAATAGAAGCAGGAATAGGAGCTTACAATGAAACTCAAAGCCCCACTTTTAGTATTGACTCTCTTTActaatacttttgttttgtttgtttgttcttttagtttctctctttaccatcaataatatatgtctcttctcattttcttctccttcgttTTGTTTTGCCATCACGAAgacttcttttgtcttttatataATGTCTATAATAAACCGTACCCATTGTCAATATATTGctcaaagaaaaagattggTTTTTCTCTTTAATTGAGATTGAGAACCCAATGTTAAAACTAAGCCAAGCTCCATAATTAACGAACAGTTAGAAAAGGTCATGGATTCTTTTTATGGAGTAAGTAGTGCTATATTTAGTGTTCAGAGGTACCATGAGTAGATCCTTTGTGGTGTGGTACCAATGGAAACAGGTCATCTCTTGTTAGAATTCTTGGCAATTTGATCGTGAGACTACAGTACATACAGATAATGATTGGTAccaattactatttttttttcaatggacAACAAAACGTAAATTCACTTGGCCATGGTGGACATGATGATGAACtccaaatcaaaataaataaagatgtcCACTTAAGTAAGAGACACCTTTTCTTTCATTAAATAGGGTTGGTaaggttttaagttttagaTAATGAAGCACAACGTGGTTACTAATGATCTTCAATATAAAATCTTGTTACCAAATCTAGAATATTCAAAATTACCAGGTGAAGTGGTCAATCTCCTGAAACAGTTTATCATTTAATTtccatatattttaatttacacgttatttgtgttttatcaatttttttcttttgctctctACCCATACTACTTATTTTAACTATATTCTCcgcaaaattttaatttagtgaaacaatcgtttgttttttttttccacgtATTTTTTGTCAAATAGACAGCACATTGTCATAAATAATGATGATACgtgtaataaatatatacattctGTACATACGACATTAGTTTATGGATTCGTTTACGTTTTCCATTTAGAGAAAAACTACAATTTCTAgaccacagaaaaaaaaatgattggtATACGTTTTCTTGTCACAAAAAATTGTTACATCAAAAGCAAAGGAAATCTTTAGTAACATCAAAAATTGATTAGTAACAGAAATGTAACTATGGTTTTTTTGGTATACATTTGTGACAAGAAAACGTAATTGCTTTTGATGTAACAATTTTTTGTGACAAGAAAACGTAAGTGGTATACTAAATATCTTTGACTATTTTGCAATTGCTTTTGATGTTCTCTTATTTTTACATTACATGCAGAGTTGCAGACCAATCAATTTTTGTAAGTAGAATATACTGTagcatttttataaaaccatagTTACATTTCTGTTACAAGCAATTGCAAAATAGTTAAAGATTTCCCTTGAACTCTTATGTTTACTATACATGCGTGCAAGAGCTCATTTTTGTGTGAACACATTTAAAACGTCTCTCTCAACCTATATTATTAAAGCTCACATGCTTATATCTTATATGTGTATTAATACGGTCTTCTAGACTTCTTgtggattttatttatttatttcgcTCAGTCCATACCAATCAATTTCAAAGATATCATAtactatctcttttttttatttgttaaagggTTTTCTTAAGGTTGTGTTGGTTTACCGATAGTTAATAATTACAGATATTTATTTCCAAAATTCCTTTTTTATCCTTGTTCTTGAGTCAATAAACCCGATTGTCGAATTATTGAAATTTCTGTTTTACACAGTTTGGATGTAGCAAAACAAGAAATATCTGCTTTTcagggactttttttttttttttttgtaaaatataatttgaatatactattagaaagttggaaacataaTTGCTTGACGTGCTATATTTATTTACGAAGGGCTCACATGCTTGCTGGGATTCATTTACTTacacttatgtttttttttttttatataaatgatggTCTGTATTCGGAACTTATGGCTTTTGCACATTTTAAATTtagcaaaattagaaaaatttgcCTTTTTAGAGATTGGAAACATAAAAGATACCAAAGAAGAGAATCACTGCTGAGAAAAAAATGGTTGAAATTGTATGAGCAAAAAACCAAAGTATAACCTCTTCTACAAGACCAGCACTCTATAAATTATGGCCAGAACTAAGGACAGCCACTAGTAAAGAGGAATTTAGAGTTAGAcaacatatatacataacaCAAAAGCTTCATTACATGGTCCAAAACGGCGGTGATTTTACCAGTCTTTGAGCAGTTCTCCAGCAACATCCCGGTAGCtgactttctttttcttcgcaGGAGGAGGAACTGTGTCTGCCTCTGCGTCTGCGCCTGCGTTCACAGAAGTATCATCAGTCTCGGCGCCGAGTTTCCTTCTCTCCGAAGACTCACAATCATAAGATACATTAGCGTTTCTATTTTCCCCGGTAATTCGGTTTGATGTCTCTGTGTTTTTCTGACTGAGGCTCGGGATCATGTTCATTAACATAGCTTGTAGTGGATCCTCATGGATTTGTAACTTCTCTTTCATACCCATCTCGGTCTTTGCATTTCTAGAATCTTCTGAGGCCTCTTCAACTGCTACTGTGTTCTCTTTATGCAGTGATTCTGTGTGCATTGCTATGTTAGGCTCTCGAGGTTCTTCGTTTTCCACTGATCTACCAGCTGCATTACTCTCTTCTGCATCTGCTGACACATTGTCTATGTCATCAAAACCATCATTTTCCTCAGACTCATCTCCTCCAATCTTCGAAGCCTTCTTGCCTCTTCGTGATCTCTGTACTCTTTGAGTTTGTGCCACACGAGACTTTCCTCTCTTTGCAGATTCTCCTCTGCTAGAGTTTCTTTGAGCCCCACCGAACGAATCAGTCTCTTCTGCTATATCACTGAGTCGTGTTGAAACTTTTTCTTCAGAAGCATCACTCTCCTCTTTTTCGTCCCCGCCTATCTTAGAAGGCTGCTTGCCTCTGCGTCTCTGTACTCGATGCGTTGAGTTTGTAGAAGACCTTCCCCTTTTAACAGCTCGAGTACTTGACCGTCCTCTTGAACTTCTAATTTCCATTTTAGAGGAAGCTGGCTCTTCGATTTGAGCACTACCACAGGAAGCTACTTCCGTTATATCATGTTCAGATTTACTGAAGCAAACAgaaataaaatcattatataGATGAGAgactaatttttatatcatttgtaGATAAGAACTCATAAAATATGTTGACTCACTCTGATTCTTCAGTATCAGACTCTTCCATATACTTAGGCCTCAGAGTGTAGACGTCCTCGCAAAGTTTTTGCTCTCTTTGCAAGCTGTCTTCTAACCAGTGAGAGTTAACAACGTGTAGCCTTCTCTTCAACAGAAGGCGCTTCTCCACTTCGCTGAAACTATTACAGAGAGAGCAGATAACAAAGTCTTAATCCTAGTTATATAATGTGGTACGAAGCTCATAATCAGAAACAAAGAATCTGAATTACTTTTTTGAAACTGAAGTAAAATCCAAAGAGTCTTCTGTTATAGCAAGGACTACAAGGTGCGACGCATTAGCAAGATTATTGCTAACTTTACCACCACCCATTAAGACTTCGAACGCTAATCTCTTAGCCATAATTGCCAACAGAGCTTCCTCTTCAGTGCTCCTTCAagtaaaaaatgacatattgAGGATGATGAGTATTGCTTTAGGTAACTGTCATGTTTaacataagaagaaaacaagaggGGGTTTACAATGTTTCACTATACGGGTAAAAGTAAACACAGCAGCCAAAGAGGCAGGACCATCTTTTCTCTGGACATAACTTTTTCTTGTAGTATTCAATGGATTTTAAGTCATCGGATTGCTTGGCATTGCTTAAGACCTGCAAGCgaaaaaaaaagggattgaAACCCGACTGTATGATTCCAGTTAAACGGTATCAAGAAGTAGTATAATACTTCCAAGGGACTTACTGAACATACATACCTGTTTGAGACCTTCAAGGTCTAAATCCCAGTAATAAGAATCCGAGAATTCATCAATGTCATCCTGTAATTTTGTCCTTGAAGCCTCAGTGAGGTGGAGGAAGTACCTTCAAAAAGGCCGCAAGCGGTTTTTGTTAGACACAACATTAAAGCACGAAACCCCAAAGGATCGATACCATAAGAAAATGTTGCTAGGACTCACTTTGGCTGCAAAGGAAGCATCTTATTTCGTGAACAACAATCTAAGATCCATGAAAAGTGGATGACATCTCGCTGACGCTTTGCTGCCTGATACTTTATTCCTGAAATAGTTCTTAAATTGTTTTGAGAAGCACCTCATGCGTACAAAGGGTTAGGTAAAACATGTAAAGAGTAAAAAAGTGACATACCACTGCTTTCCGCTGCAATGCAATGAGTTACTGAGTTGTTTAAGTTCATTGAGAACTTTCCTCCATTCTCAACTACCATTTTGTGAAATGTATCAACAGAATAGGACCGAGGCACATTAACAAAATCTGTAAGATTTGTCAAGGAGATACAAAAAAAGAGTAGTAGAAAATTTTCTCAAAGTTTGCAAGTTCAGGTAGTTTCAGAACTCATCCATGTAAAAAGGTGTCTAATACTAATAGAGGAAGCCAGCTGAAAATGCAATCAGTAAGGAAACGGTACCCAGGTGAGAatgaagcagagagaagaaactTCATTTTGAAACATGTCAAAAGGAtacaaaatatcatatttgaGAAGATTGAGGTCTTGCCCTTGATATCCGATACATCAGTTTGAATAAACTGAGAAGGGACAAGCGACAcattctttttctctctcttggaggatttattgacTTTTGGATTGTCATGTGTGCTTTCAGATTCCTTCTGTTTCTGTGTGGTGCCGTTACTCGAATTCACCAATTCCACAAAAGCTGCAAAGTCAACATCAGCCAGACATATAAAGAGCAAGCAGATCAGTTATTTTAACTTTCATGATAATGAGAACATTGGATAGTTTCTTTGGGTCTTTTACTCACCCTGCACATCGAGACATTCATGCCAAGGCTTGTCATATCTTACTTTATCAATACGAGGAAACCTCAGACTGTAAGGTGCAACAAACACCTACATAAAATATAGCATGTGCATTATAAGCAACAAATCTGCATTGCAAGCtaccaaattaaattaaaaacaaatattagagGTCACTAGCTAGTCTTCACATTCTCACATCTTATGGACATACCTCAGACCTTATTGTCCTGATATCACTAGTGATTGAAAGTATTATTGATCTGCAACaagggaagagaaaaaaaatatgagcaCAGAAAATAGTATTCAACGatccaaattcttcttcttcagttgagaaaaaggaaatgatTGACAGAAAACTGACTTCTCTGGGCTCTCAATCCAAACATCTGGTCTCTCTTTTGAGTGGTTTGTGACCTGGTAGAAGCTTGGTGGAGCCTTCTTTGGGTGTTCACTTTTTCTgaaacacaaataaaatatgtgagaaCTATTAAAGTAAGATGTAGTGTGTTTAAATTgtcaatatattattataccCAAAACCCTTCTAGTTTTGATGTATGCTAATAGCTGTTTCTCGTGAGTCATATCTTAGTGGAGTATCTGTATTATATCCTTTTCTCCTTAACCTTGACTGATCTcatatagtttaatatttttttgtttaaatgagATAAGAAAGCCAGTGAACTGATCCTTCTCTCACCTGAAATAAGGCTTCAGTTTGCTTACAACAGTGTTAAGTTCTTCATCAGAAAGTCCAGTGCCAACTCTACAAAAGGACATAAATCTGGAAAACGAGAATAGCTTATCATTGATAGTTAGACCTGAAATGTCTGGGCAAACAACGAAAAGTTATGATGTCACGTAGCTTTAAAGTCTGCTGGCCCATGTTCTG harbors:
- the LOC104761792 gene encoding DNA ligase 4-like isoform X1, with product MTEEIKFSVLVSLFNWIQKTKTSSQKRSKFRKFLDTYCKPSDYFVAVRLIIPSLDRERGSYGLKESVLATCLIDALGISRDAPDAVRLINWRKGGTAKAGANAGNFSLIAAEVLQRRQGMASGGLTIKELNDLLDRLATSENRGEKTSVLSTLIQKTNAQEMKWVVRIILKDLKLGMSERSIFQEFHPDAEDLFNVTCDLKLVCEKLRDRHQRHKRQDIEVGKAVRPQLAMRISDVNAAWKKLHGKDVIAECKFDGDRIQIHKNGTEIHYYSRNFLDHSEYVHAMSDLIVQNILVDKCILDGEMLVWDTSLNRFAEFGSNQEIAKAAREGLDSHRQLCYVAFDVLYVGDTSVIHQSLKERHELLKKVVRPLKGRLEVLVPEGGLNVHRPSGEPSWSIVVHAAADVERFFKETVENRDEGIVLKDLESKWEPGDRSGKWLKLKPEYIRAGSDLDVLIIGGYYGSGRRGGEVAQFLVGLADRAEANVYPRRFMSFCRVGTGLSDEELNTVVSKLKPYFRKSEHPKKAPPSFYQVTNHSKERPDVWIESPEKSIILSITSDIRTIRSEVFVAPYSLRFPRIDKVRYDKPWHECLDVQAFVELVNSSNGTTQKQKESESTHDNPKVNKSSKREKKNVSLVPSQFIQTDVSDIKGKTSIFSNMIFYFVNVPRSYSVDTFHKMVVENGGKFSMNLNNSVTHCIAAESSGIKYQAAKRQRDVIHFSWILDCCSRNKMLPLQPKYFLHLTEASRTKLQDDIDEFSDSYYWDLDLEGLKQVLSNAKQSDDLKSIEYYKKKLCPEKRWSCLFGCCVYFYPYSETLSTEEEALLAIMAKRLAFEVLMGGGKVSNNLANASHLVVLAITEDSLDFTSVSKNFSEVEKRLLLKRRLHVVNSHWLEDSLQREQKLCEDVYTLRPKYMEESDTEESDKSEHDITEVASCGSAQIEEPASSKMEIRSSRGRSSTRAVKRGRSSTNSTHRVQRRRGKQPSKIGGDEKEESDASEEKVSTRLSDIAEETDSFGGAQRNSSRGESAKRGKSRVAQTQRVQRSRRGKKASKIGGDESEENDGFDDIDNVSADAEESNAAGRSVENEEPREPNIAMHTESLHKENTVAVEEASEDSRNAKTEMGMKEKLQIHEDPLQAMLMNMIPSLSQKNTETSNRITGENRNANVSYDCESSERRKLGAETDDTSVNAGADAEADTVPPPAKKKKVSYRDVAGELLKDW